The Virgibacillus sp. SK37 region TCTTTGTGTTGCTATCCGGTCGTTTTGGGGAATGTGACATAGAACGTTTAAAAACAGTTGCAGTGACCCTTGAATTGATCCATATGGCTACATTAGTACATGATGATGTGATTGATGATGCAGACATACGAAGAAGTCAGCCTACAATAAGAAGGTTGTACGGAAATCGGATCGCCATGTATACTGGAGATTATATACTAGCTAGAGCGCTGGAAGAGATTACTACATTAAATGATATTGCAATTCACCGCATTCTTTCAAAAACAATTGTGGAAGTGTGTGTTGGCGAAATTGAGCAAATTAAAGATAAATATAATTATAACCAGGGATTAAGGGATTACTTACGAAGAATTAAACGGAAAACAGCTTTATTAATTGCTACCAGTTGCCAATTGGGGGCTGTAGCAGCAGGCGTATCGTGGAAAGACGCGAACCGACTTTATCATTACGGATACTATATAGGCATGTCTTATCAAATCATTGATGATATTTTAGATTTTACTTCTTCCCCAAAGGAACTTGGTAAACCGGTTGGAAATGATTTATTGCAAGGGAACATTACATTACCTGTACTATTTGCAATGGAAGATGAATCATTTAATTCAAAGGTAAAGAATTTGTTTAGCCAAAAGGAAGAGATAACTGAAACTGATATACAGCCAATTCTGACTCATTTACACACAACAGATGCAATTGAGAGATCCTATGAGATGAGCAATTTGTATTTAGATAAAGCACTACACATGTTGGATAAAACCCCTGCGATGAAAGCAAAGACTACATTAAGAGATATTGCCAAATATATTGGAAATAGACGTTCATAATTTATTTGTTATTTTACGAAAGTTTTGGTAGAATTTTATCGAGTAAAAGAAGTGAAACTAGCCTGTTTTAATTAACCGAACTCGTTAAATAGGTAAAGGCTATCCCAATCGCTTATTTTTAGCTTACATTACATAGAAGAGGTGGAAATGATGGAAAAAACATTTTTAATGGTGAAACCAGATGGAGTACAACGCAATTTAGTAGGAGAAATAGTTAAACGTTTTGAAGCAAAAGGTTTTAAATTAGCTGGTGCTAAACTGATGGTTATTTCTGATGATTTAGCTAAAGAACATTATGGAGAACATAAAGAAAGACCATTCTTTGGTGAGTTGGTTGACTTTATTACCTCTGGACCGGTATTTGCTATGGTTTGGGAAGGTGAAAAGGTTATCTCTACAGCTCGTGATATGATGGGTAAAACAAATCCATTGGAAGCTGCTGCTGGAACTATTCGTGGAGATTTTGGCATGACAGTAGGTAAAAATGTGATTCACGGATCAGATTCACCTGAAAGCGCTGAAAGAGAAATTAATTTGTTCTTTGATAACAATGAGTTAGTTTCTTATGAAAAACAAGACAGCTCTTGGATTTATTAATTTGTACAGCAAGAAATGCTAAATATTATGGCAAGCCTCCGTTTTAAACGGAGGCTTTTATTAAGGGTTAAATATTGGTTCTATTGCAAATGTTGGGGAATAGACGTTATCTCGTACATTCATAGTAGGAGGAAACTGCGAACTAACTAAGAATATAGAGACTGCGTAAATCACCGCTACGGGGAAATATTCAGCTTTCCGCGGGCGGCTGATGAGCCTCGGGCCAACACGATGTTGGTCATGAAGGCGTTGCGACAATGGGTTTTGATGGGGCGAGTATGCGCAGCCCCAGGACGTCGCGACTTTAGCTTTCCAGCCCCTATACCGCGTTCCGGGGTCTCATCGAGGCCTCTCCTCCCGCAGGACAAGGAAAGCTTCGTCAGCAAGGAATCGCACGAAGAAAATGTGTATTTTCATTTTCGAGGAGTCTCCATATTTCCCCTTCGCTACTATTTACTATATATCTTAGAAGAAAAGTTAAGTTCGCATACACCCAGAATGAGCTTTGTACGAATTGATTGGAGTGTAGGGCGGCAATCTTAGAACGCCACGTCCTGGGACTGCGTTTCCTCGTCCCACCGAAAACATTTGTGGCAACGATTGCACGACCAACGTCCTTTTGGCCCGCGACTCTTGCCGGAATAGCATGAGTCGAAGACCCTGGACGGAGCGTAGCGGAGGAAGCGGCTGAGGCCATGCCGGGCGGCAAAGAAGACACTGTGAAGTT contains the following coding sequences:
- the hepT gene encoding heptaprenyl diphosphate synthase component II, whose amino-acid sequence is MKLAKTYGYLKKDLDLIEQSINKVIQADHSILREASTELLKAGGKRIRPIFVLLSGRFGECDIERLKTVAVTLELIHMATLVHDDVIDDADIRRSQPTIRRLYGNRIAMYTGDYILARALEEITTLNDIAIHRILSKTIVEVCVGEIEQIKDKYNYNQGLRDYLRRIKRKTALLIATSCQLGAVAAGVSWKDANRLYHYGYYIGMSYQIIDDILDFTSSPKELGKPVGNDLLQGNITLPVLFAMEDESFNSKVKNLFSQKEEITETDIQPILTHLHTTDAIERSYEMSNLYLDKALHMLDKTPAMKAKTTLRDIAKYIGNRRS
- the ndk gene encoding nucleoside-diphosphate kinase; the encoded protein is MEKTFLMVKPDGVQRNLVGEIVKRFEAKGFKLAGAKLMVISDDLAKEHYGEHKERPFFGELVDFITSGPVFAMVWEGEKVISTARDMMGKTNPLEAAAGTIRGDFGMTVGKNVIHGSDSPESAEREINLFFDNNELVSYEKQDSSWIY